ttcatacagtcttctctgaacagttgatgtttctTCATAGCgcgtgatggtttttgcaactgcacttgaagaaactttcaaagttcttgaaatttaccagattgactgaccttcatgtcttaaagtaatgatagaccgttgtttccctttgcttatttgagctgtttttgccataatatggacttctgtataccactcctaccatgtcacaacacaactgattgcctcTAACACTTTAAGcaatgaaattccacaaatgaacttttaacaaggcacacctgttaattgaaatgcattccaggtgactctcattaaggtggttgagagaatgccaagagtgtgcaaagctgtcatcaatgcaaagggtggctactttgaggaatctcaaatatattttgatttgtttaacacttttttggttagtacatgattcctaTGTggtattttatagttttgatattttcactattattctacaatgtagaaaatagtaaaaaataaagtaaaaccctggaatgagtaggtgtgtcctgtAGCTTGCTGGCTAgttacagaggttagctggctagtaGGCTACAGCCATCAAGTTGTCAGATTTATCCTGTTCCGCCGTTTGCAGAATGCATACTGGCATTTGAATATAGCATGGGAAAAGGGAAACCGGACACAATGTGGACACATTTAAAATATAGTTTTAGACACATGACGCGTTCTTAAATTGCATGATCAGAACTCCATGATCAAAATACAAAAGCTGAATGAACTGTCAAGTCTCGACATGGTGAGTAAGAGTTAAAGAGTTGAAGTAGTCAAATGTAATGTCTGATGAAATTCCAATAACAAGGAATTCAGTCAAAAGGAAAACATAATTTGAGGctcaaaagaaaaaaaaaaaaaaaagaggtacTCCAAACATTGTATATAACTGTTCATCTAGGTGTGGGGATAGTCTACTTCAGGGTTTTACCAAACTCTGTCCttgggacccaaaggggtgcacgttttggtttttgcactaacactacacagctgattcaaataatcagctgtgtagtgttagtgcaaaaaccaaaacgtgcacccctttggGTACCGCAGAACGAGTTTTGGAAACTCTGGTCTACTTGTTCACAATCACAATGGACATCAAGGCATCAATGTTAATGACAGTGTGAATTTCTCGTCAATAACAATACAGTGATAAGCCTGCCTTCCCGCTTTTGGAACAACGGCTACCATTGTTAACGGCGCAGACAAGACCATCTCGTCATTATGTACAGTACCTCATTATATATTATGTACAGTACCTCACAACATCACCTTGCCAACCTGGGAAGGTAGAGAAGAGATCGAATCAAATGCTCGCTGTGGTAAACAGTAACTTCTGGCGGTTACTGAAGCCAATGTGGCATGTTGAATACATTTTCTTCGCACGAGTTTGGCTCTAACATTTGAACCGCTTTGGCTATAAGCTATTATTACTCCCCTCTATGATGATCACAAGGCACGTTAGAAGGGAATGTCACAAAAACCACAATTTGGCCACCATAAGAATATAATTTAATAGCAATGTCATAGGATTGGAAAGGCTGTCCTTAGGGCTATGGAGTGGAAAGGCTATCCTTAGAAGGGCTCTGATAGGCCAGATCGTTCTGCTTCGGTTTGCCACAGAGTGTCGTGCAGTACGCCTGAATTAAAACCCAGACAGTTATATTGGTGCCATAATCTCCGAGTACGAGGTCTAAAGGGGATAAAATGCAACCGAGGTGGTTTGATGAACCATACTCttttgatgagtaaccttgctggAGACttgaagacttgtgttagcttccTGAATTCATCCCAATGGGCTTTAGCTAAGTGGGCTAACAGTCTTCTGACATGCAGGAGACCTGGTTCGAACCCAGTCAGTCACAAGAGCAAGATTAAATAGGGAGTGGAAAGGCTCGACAGGGTTATTGAACTATATTCCTAAGGGGGCAAAATAATGGTTTTTTGTGACCTTCCTTTCTAACGTGGCGTGTGAGCATCAGAGGGGAACTGAAAgcccatgctttccacctggccacccctactCTGGTCAatagccctgcaccccccacggtaaacttgcccaagcctcccccatttctcctttacccaaatccagaaagCTTATGTTCTGAGAGAGCTGCAAAATTTGGACCCCTACAAATtagcagggctagacaatctggaacctcGCTTTCTAAAATAATcaaccgaaattgttgcaacccctattactagcctgttcaatctctttcgtatcgtctgagacccccaaagattggaaagctgccgcggtcatccccctcttcaaagggggagacactctagacacaaactgctacagacctatatatatcctaccctgcctttctaaggccTTGGATAGCCAAGTTAAtaaaacagatcaccgaccatttcgaatcccaccgtaccttcttcgctatgcaatctggtttccgagctggccatgggtgcacctcagccacgctcaaggtcctaaatgatatcataaccgccatcgataagagacaatactgtgcagctgtattcatcgacctggccaaggctttcgactgtcaatcaccacattcctgtcggcagactcaacagccttgatttctcaaatgactgcctcgcctggttcaccaactacttctcagatagagttcagtgtgtcaaatcagagggcctgttgtccggacctcagGCAGTctatggggctgccacagggttcaattctcgggccgactcttttctctgtatacatcaatgatgtcgctcttgctgctggtggcGCTCTGATTGCAGACGACACCAtcctgtatacatctggcccttctttggacacttaaTTAACctccaatgccatacaactctccttccatggcctcctaCTGCTCTTAAATGCAGGTCAAATTAAATGCATGCTcctcaaccgatcgctgcccgcacctgcccgttctgacttagaatatgtggacaactacaaatacctaggtgtctggttagactgtaagctctccttccagactcacattaagcatctccaatccaaaataaaattggcttcctatttcgcagcaaagcaacaaagcatccttcactcaagctgccaaacataccgatccttgacttcggtgatgtcatttacaaaatagcctccaacactctactcagcaaattggatgcagtctatcacagtgccatccgttttgtcaccaaagccccatataccacccatcACTGCggcctgtacgctctcgttggctgaccctcgcttcaaactcgtcgccaaacccactggctccaggtcatctataagtctttgctaggtaaagcccccgccatcactggtcaccatagcagcacgcgctccagcaggtatatttcactggtcacccccaaagccaacactgcctttggccgcatttccttacagttctctgctgccaatgactggaacgaattgcaaaaatcactgaagctggagatccatatctccctcactaactttaagcaccagctgtcagagcagctcacagatcactgcacatagcccatccaactacctcatccccatactgttatttatttattttgctcctttgcaccccagtatctctacttgcacattcatcttctgcacatctatcactccagtgtttaattgctaaattgtaattatttcaccactatggcctatttattgccttacctcaactcatttgcacacactgtatatatactttttttttctctattgtgttagttattccatgtgtaactctgtgtcgcACTACTTTGCTTTCTTGGCCacgtcgcagttgtaaatgagaacttgttctcaactagcctacctggttaaataaaggtgaaataaaaataaaataaaaacccctAGGTTGCATTAAAGTCACTCAATAGTTGCATGATAAGCCTTGCAGAGTAAACGGTCTTTATGGAAAATGTAGTTGCAGACGGTGTGCTCGAACTATGGTGGCAGAGATGGTCATCTTTCAGCCTGTTGTGACATGAATCAGGGTAATGTTCAGAGAAAACCTTTGGCGGTACTACACAAACTAAATATTCAGGTTTCAAAATGTTTTGTTTCCCTGCCTATTGAACACAACTACTTTGCCAAAAAACATGCAGTATTTAAGAAAAAAGTTCACGGAGGACCTTAAAGAGCGACTGACCCTAAAAAGCAACTTCTTCTGGGAGACCCATatggctgcgcacaattggcccagcgttgtctgggttaggggaggctttacttggctcatcgcgttCTAGCAACTTCTTGTGGCAGAccaggcgcctgcaggctgacttcggtcatcagttgaacagtgtttcctccgacacattggtgcggctggcttccttgttaagcgggcgggtgttaaggagcgcggtttggcgtgccatgttttggaggacgcgtgactcgaccttcgcctttccCCGAGCctgttgcagcgatgagacaagatcgcaatTGAATATGActgaattggggagaaaaaggggggtgAAAAATATGGCCTAAGTAGCATCGAGTCAAACATTTAGTGTCAAAATGTACTACTAAGTGTATTTGTCCAAAACTGATATTTGCGAGACGATAAAAAATTAAAATTATATGTCACGGAATGAAGATTAACATAAGTTTTCCGTGTGTTGAGTTTATTTTAATACTGCCCACAAGCTAGCacccaagtaatcatcaattcggAGCACAGCTCCACACTACCTGATCATAATGCCTATGGGGCTAGTCAGGGACatttcatttatttaactaggcaagtcagttaagaacaaattcttatttacaatgacggcctaccccggacgacgctgggccaattgtgcgccgccctatgggactcccaatcacagccgtaTGCGATACAGGATGTGTACATGGGACAATATCTCTAAATTTCAATGATTTAAACttcaaaccaactataaattgtagaaattcatatacaaatattgaaagcatttaatgagacaACTAAAATGATGTACATTGTGTAACTTATAGACGGTCCCTACTATTCCCagagataggctatccaaagtcaaaccaactTTGCCAAGGTAGCACACCAGccggctgaagctaattggctaACTCTTCCCATCTGCGAACACACAAGAGACACCTACATCAAACCATACCACGAAACCAACTCCCGTTTGAATTCAGTCATGGAaactagcatttcttaatgaaccaaGTCTAAAACAAGGCAAAATTAGGAAGTGCAGTAGCCCTTTAAGACCAAAGATCTATGACATGTTTAGATATAATCCAGTTGACCCAGCCTGTAACAAGTGGGTCTGAGGCAGCAGTAATGGAAAGGACTTGGTGATATAGAAACCAAGAGAAAACGTGACAGAGAATATGGTGATTTCTGGTAATGCTCCTTAATTACAGGACCTAACTTTTCCAATGGAAAAAGTAAAGTAAAGGACAGGTAAATTACCAAACAAGTTCAGGTAAACTGTCAAGTTCCACACCCTTCTACCATAATGAACGAGAACCCAAAGAATTGGTCTTCTCTCCAAGAATGAATGAAAGGGAGTGTAAATAATGAAACTGTGATTCCCCTCACAACAGAGGAGAACAAAGCTTGTTAGTGTGCTTATGTATACGATTTTGAAGTTTTGAAAACTTAAGAGTGTATGCATCAATAGTACATCTAGATTTTTGGTTTCTTTTTTAAATAATTCAGTGCCTAACTAGTCCTGGGCCTAGAAAGAATATACAATAGTGATGAAGGACATGCTCCTACAGAAAGTATGATCAGCTTAGCCTATAATAATAGACTAAACCAGATTTGGCACAATTAGAAAAATATAACTCAATTGATTAAAACAAAGTAATTTCAATATGACTGAAATGTGGTCTAATATCCATCTTACAATATagtcatctcggttttcatttgaaaCCTGTTTTGTCATTGCTTCGCTTGTTTGTAGCATTGCAAACTTTGTGGACTATTTGTATTCAACTATGAAGTTAACGGCAGTCAGACAAACACTGATTGTGTTTCTGAGATGGTGTGTAAAGTTATGCGGGAGGGCAAAAGATATGACACTTTAGCTGTTCTACAAGTGGTCTGAAGCAGTTGTTAGATACAAGTGTTTTCAAATGGAAAGTTAGTAATGATGGTTTTGTGAAAAAGCGCtgagatttaacgatgctcctacgaAATTTCTAacgaacttagccttaagatgcttttgggaaacccaaCCCTGGAGGCATGCAGGCTTTTTTCCTCTCATTCAATCAGGTTAATTGGTGTCAAATAATTTCAGTTGGAAATGGTCCCTCAGAAATAGGAAAATGTTCTGGGTTTGGGGCTGTTCAAGATCTCAGTCATAACATGACCATGGTCTTGTTGGGTATGCTtacatttaacttcttatggctgcaggggcaatattgagtagcttggatgaaaggtgcacagaggtgcccagagtaaacggcttgctcctcagtcatagttgctaatatatgcatagtattattagtattggatagaaaacactctgaagtttctaaaactgtttgaattatgtctgagtataacataactcatatggcaggcaaaaacctgagaaaatccaaacaggaagtggaaattctgaggctggtggattttcaaccaagctcccattgaaatcccagcgagatatggatgagttttcacttcctacggcttccactagatgtcaacagtctgtagaactttgtctgatgactctactgtgaaggggggccggatgagaggagaattagtcaccactgccatgaggtgaccatgctttcaccatgcgcgttcacatgaggacCTCCGTTacaccgctcatctgaagtcaatctaattctccgtttggaacgttattcaagatgtatgttaacaacattctaaagattgattcaatacatcgtttgacatgtttctactgactgttacggatcTTTTGGACAttgtcacgttttagtgaacacgctttgtgactttggaattgtttaccaaacacgctaaccaaagtagctaattggacataaataacagacattatcggacaaatcaagcatttattgtggacctgggattcctgggagtgcattctgatgaagatcaaaggtaatggaatatttatcatgtaatttctggtttctgttgactccaacatggcggctaatttgactatagttctgagcgccgtctcagattggtttggtttgctttttccgtaaagtttttttgaaatctgacacagcggttgcattaaggagaggtatatctataattccatgtgtataacttgtattatcatctacatttatgatgagtatttgttgaatagatgtggctatgcactatcactggatgtttttggaattagtgaacgtaacacaccaatgtaaactcaagattttttttatataaatatgaactttaacaaaacatacatgtattgtgtaacatgaagtcctatgagtgtcatctgatgaagatcatcaaaggttagggattaattttctctttctgctttttgtgactgctatctttggctcgaaaaatggctgtgcttattctgtggcttggtggtgacctaacaatcgtttgtggtgcttcgctgaaaagcatatttgaaatcggacacttggtgggattaacaacaagattacctttaaaatggtataagacacatgtatgtctgaggaagtttaattatgagatttctgttgttttgaatttggcgccctgcactttcactggctgttgtcatatcatcccgttaccgggattgcagccatgaGAATTTGTTATattcacattaaaaaaaaaaatcatatttaaaTCAGCCTACAAAGAGCCAAGCCCAATGTTTTTACCACATTAACTCTGTGCCATCTCTAACATGTGGTCCAGAAGAACTAAAGAGGCTGCAGGTTTGAGGAGTGTCAGAGCATAGAGGATCGAATGAGCAACAAGGATTATGAGACTGCCAAGTCTGTCCATGAACCACTTGCCACAGTCAGTGCCACTCACCTTTTGTTCAACCAAACAGTTACTTCTGATCCAAGACTAGAATCCCTGGGTACCAGAACCAGGATTAAGGGGCTTCTATGGGCACAAATAAAATGCAAAAATAGGTGAAATATTTATATACACAAAGCAGTCATCACTGACCCCCTTGTCACTATAAAATGCAGCATCTCTCTCTAATCCTCTTGGCCAAACTTTTCCTTTTCTTCTTGCCGTTTTTCTCTTTACTGTCCTCCATCTTTCTCGCTCGGATCTCTCTCATCAGGTCAAAGAAAACCTGCAAAGATGAGTATAAACACAGTCCGTCTACAGATATGGCACCATGTTACTATGTAACATCCAAGACAACCTTCTCTGCAGTTTGTGAATGCAGAGGAGCTGGGAGCAGAATGCTGAGCCCTGGATGGTAGATGCAACCCCATCTGGCTCACCTTGTCGACATTGGCACGGGTTTTGGCAGAGGTCTCCACGTAGCACACGCCCCACTGTTCAGCACGCGCCTTGGCCTCTTCCGCGCTGACCTGCCGCCGGTCCTCCAAGTCAGACTTGTTCCCCACCAGGAGGAAGGGCGCACTCTCATCCTCCTTCACCCGCAAGATCTGCTCCCTGCAGAGCAGAGTCATTAGATGACAGTGGAGCTATGACATGTAACAACTATGGGACTATGATATGTAACTACATGGAGTTGTTATGCTGCTCAACCTGAAGTCTGCTGTAGCTGCAAACGACTCTGCCTCAGTGATGGAGAACACACAGAGGAAGCCTTCCCCACTGCGGAAGTAGTTGTCCCGGATGGCAGCATAGTCCTCTTGTCCCGCAGTGTCCAGGATGTCTATCTGGACCTCCTCCCCATCCAGAACTACCTTTTTCCTATAGCTGTCCGCTTTGGTTGGTTCATAGTCCTCAACAAACTAAGGGGGTAGCATCAACAGACAATAAATTACTACCAAGTGAGTTCATGCACACAACTGCAAAATTGGGGAAATGAGATCAGCCTAGAATCAAGGCCGGCCAAACTGACGTTTGGTTTAGACCACCAGAAGGTTCCAGGAATGTATATCTTTTCTTATCAACCAAATGTGCCGCTTAGTTCATGGAGGTTACTCATGTAACTGGTTCTGATATCCACCAAAGCGGTTCGTACAAAGAGCGGTTTCTGTTCTCTTCATACAATTTTGGCTTGCAGATCTCCTTTCCTACACAAACAGTAATTGCCTGATGAGCTTCCCTGACATTATCCTGAACATCCCAAAACATTTCACTTACCGTTGCAAATAGTTACAGCATTACCATATTCAAGTCATTTGCCATTTTCTAATTAGCCTTAAGAACATAGAAATATGGCTGCAGTTTGTGCTACAATAGTTAATAAGGCAATAAAAAGAAAAATGCAATTGTGTGTATACATCAGCCTAGAACATCCACATCGGTGCATCCCTAATGCAAACATCTAAATTGAGAGTatgtagaaattataatggacTAATATAAGTCAAAAGTTGACAACTcttttcagggtttttctttatttttactatttcctacattgtagaataaagctCTGAAGGCCGTGaagccgatacgtaagcttaaagatcagtgatactatcaagagcagtgtgcggtttcctatTTCCttcagaataatagtgacgacatcaaaattatgaaatgaagtgttaaacaaatctaaatatatacaGTTTTAGTCGGAAGTTTACCTTTAACTGTATTTGGttaactcagtttcacaattcctgacaaaactagtaaaaattccccgtcttaggatcaccactttattttaagaatgtgaaatgtcagaatatgattaaagataatgatttatttcaggttttatttctttcatcacattaccagtgggtcagaagtttacaaagactcaattagtatttggtagcatagcctttaaattgtttaacctctaacacctcccaaacccggatccgggagcacccccatcagtagaaaagctactagcatagcctagcatagcgtcacaagtaaatactagcatctaaatatcattaaatcacaagtccaagacaccagatgaaagatacacatcttgtgaatccagccatcatttctgatttttaaaatgttttacagggaagacacaatatgtaaatctattagctaaccacgttagcaaaagacaccactttttttactccaccacttttttactccatcagtagctatcacaaattcgaccaaataaagatataaatagccactaaccaagaaacaacttcagatgacagtctgataacatatttattgtatagcatatgttttgttagaaaaatgtgcatatttcaggtataaatcatagtttaccattgcagccaccatcacaactcgactagaataactacagagagcaacatgtattacctaattactcatcataaaacatttcttaaaaatacacagcgtacagcaattgaaagacacagatcttgtgaatccagacaatatttcagattttcgaagtgttttacagcgaaaacacaatatagcgttatattagcataccacaatagcaaacatcacaaccgcattgattcaagccaaacatagcgattacgtataaaccaccaaaagatattaattttttcactaaccttctcagaattcttcagatgacagtcctataacatcatattacacaatgcatatagagtttgttcgaaaatgtgcatatttagcggcacaaatcgtggttatacaatgagaaaagtagcaaagctgcccagaaaatggcaggagaaatctttgaagaggcacctattctaatcagtaactattccaaaacttgactaaaaaatacaggttggacagcaattgaaagacaaattagttcttaatgcaattgctgggttacattttaaaattaacgttacttcaagcatacagcgtgcgctaaagcgagacccaccataattcatggcggaattattatctgacatttgtcaacataagtacgaattaacagcataaagactgcttactattagctgagcttccatcagaatcttgggcaaggtgtcctttctccagaacaatcgtctttgggttgaaagatgtcctcttgtccggtcgaaatagccgctaatgttagccgccaactggagaggtgtccaactcgtgaaagcgcatggcaaagaaatcccagaaaatcacaataaactgctaagtcggtttaaattaactaccttatgtctttaacacctataacgaataaaaacatgaccggagatatagaactactaaaacgaaagcgtttgcaggacgccattgtgatgtcttcatgcgtcaggcgcaccgttgaaaaggacggtacttccgttccacggtcttataaagggcccagattgcgcaatccactccattcaaattctccccgcttactgacatctagaggaagacgtatgcagtgcatgtagcccgatggtttacatggggacttataaactggcctcagaacagggaactcgatttctgaaatctcactccctgacaggaaatgtgctgcagaatgagttctgtttcactcagagaaataattcaaacggttttagaaactagagagtgttttctatccaatagtaataatatgcatattgtacgagcaagaattgagtacgaggcagtttaatttgggaactcattttaacaaagtcgaaatggcgcccccataggctcaagaagttaacttgggtcaaacgtttcaggcagccttccacaagcttcccacaataagttggttgaattttggcccattcctcctgacagagctggtgcaactgagtcaggtttgtaggcctccttgttaacaagctttttcagttctgcccacaaattttctataggattgaggtcagggctttgtgatggccactccaataccttgactttgttgtccttaagccattttgcaacaactttggaagtatgcttggggtcattgtccatttggaagacccatttgcgaccaagctttaacttcctgactgatgtcttgagatgttgcttcaatatatccacaattttcctacctcatgatgccatctattttgtgaagtgcaccagtccctcctgcagcaaagcaccctcacaacatgatgctgccacccccgtgcttcccggttgggatggtgttcatcggcttgcaagcgtccccttttttcctccaaacataatgaacatagaacacagttctatttttgtttcatcagaccagaggaca
The window above is part of the Salvelinus namaycush isolate Seneca chromosome 7, SaNama_1.0, whole genome shotgun sequence genome. Proteins encoded here:
- the ralaa gene encoding ras-related protein Ral-A, whose protein sequence is MAAAKPKGQNSLALHKVIMVGSGGVGKSALTLQFMYDEFVEDYEPTKADSYRKKVVLDGEEVQIDILDTAGQEDYAAIRDNYFRSGEGFLCVFSITEAESFAATADFREQILRVKEDESAPFLLVGNKSDLEDRRQVSAEEAKARAEQWGVCYVETSAKTRANVDKVFFDLMREIRARKMEDSKEKNGKKKRKSLAKRIRERCCIL